In Nicotiana tabacum cultivar K326 chromosome 10, ASM71507v2, whole genome shotgun sequence, the DNA window gtggtcccatcttactacgttgtggtggtgctactggcacatatacaacacatccggaaattcgtagatgggcaatatttggtttatgaccaaaaactaattgtgacggagaatatttattataatgtgtcggtctaagacggataagtgatgctgcatgcaagatagcatggccccaaacagtagtggacaattttgttttcataagtagtggtcttgctatcaattgcaagcgtttaataaatgactctgcaaggccattttgagtatgaacataagctacaggatgttcaacttttatcccaacggatagacaataatcatcaaaagcttgagatgagaattctccagcattatcaaggcgaatagcctttataggataatctgggaattgtgcccttaatcgaattatttggtctaatagctttgcaaacgccaggttgcgagatgatagtagacacacatgagaccatcttgaagatgcatctattaggaccataaaatatctaaacaacccacttggtgggtgaataggtccacatatatccccatgtatacgctctaaaaaggcaggggattcaatatcaaccttcattggtgatggtctagtgataatttttccttgataacaagcatcacaagaaaattcgtcatttgtaagaatcttcaggttctttaatggatgcccactcgaattttcagtaattcgtctcatcattattgatccgggatggcccaaacggccatgccaaagcacaaaagtatttgaatccgtaaacttctggtttacgatagagtgtgcttcaattgtactaatttttgaatagtataagccagaagataaagttggtaatttttctacaatgcatttctggccagaaatattctttgtaatataaagatattccctgttcatttcatctattgtctctacatgatacccatttcggcggatatctataaaactcaacaagtttcttcgggacttggaggagaacaatgcattgtctataataagttttgttcccttagacagaaatattatggctcttccggagccttcaatcaaacttatattaccagaaattgttgaaacatttgctttttccttatgcaaataagaaaagtatttctgatcgttgaatatggcatgagttgttccactatcaataacacacatatcttcatgatttgtctttgatccaaacataatttgagggttatccatattcttcaaaataacataaataaaatatattatagtaaacatcattatcaaagcataacttttatttatgtacaacaattacataaccatactatttattacaaacaacaaaaattaaaatatttacatttctacagattcactaccgattacatgacttatttctccttctgggagtgcaaagtaatcagctacatccaaatgcatgaagtctaaattatcttcagaaataaaatttgcttcagcatttttctctgtcttcttcagggaggcttgataaagctcaaccaggtgctttggcgtacgacaagtacgtgaccagtgtccttttcctccacatctatagcatgcattttctgcatttggcgcttgcaccgcttcatgcttttgttccttccttttccactgctggtggtgaggaggcttctttggtgcattattattaccatgattggggtttcttccccgaccacggccatgaccacgactggggccacgacctcttccacgtttagcttggtagaagttcgtctcattcacttcagggaatggacaagaaccaataggtcgaatttcatgatttttcattaatagcccattatgttgctctgctataagaagatgtgagataagttcagaatactttttaaatctcatctctcgatattgctgctgcatgagcatattcgaggcatgaaaagtggtgaaagttttctccaacatatcatgatcagtaatattatcaccacataattttaattgagaaataattctgaacatagcagaattatactcactgatagatttaaaatcttgtagccttagatgagtccaatcataacgtgcctgtggaagaacgaccatcttcaggtggtcatatctatctttcaaattattccacagtatgactggatctttaatagtgagatattctattttcaggccctcatcaaggtgatggcgtagaaatatcattgctttggcacggtcttggtttgatgcctgatttttatccttgatggtgtctgccagatccatcgcatcaagatgaatttcagcatcaagcacccaagacatgtagcttttgcccgatatatccagggctacaaattcaagtttagaaagatttgacattatttaggaaaagaaagttcttacctcagatactttcaaaatatttgctcgagatggtagagcttcgtgctgataacgtgttatgaaataaagactataaagcaaagacaagtatagagagaaactgatatattattcgaattcaaactgatgtacataatgaactgaaatctcttctatttatagaagaaaggaagctgctctgtaagctgctactacaagttgctgtgtaagctgctactacaagctgcagtgtaagctactataagctgctgtgtaagctgctactacaagctgctgtgtaagctgctacaagctgctgtgtaagctgctacaagctgctatgtaagctgctgctgtaccagatatggataatcttctactgagagcaatatttatccataacggagtactgaatggataagcttattatatccggtatgaataatcttctaccgggggtaatgtttatccataaccgggtactgaaaagataagcttattatacccggtatggataaacttctactgggggtaatgtttatccataaccgggtatcgaagtgataagcttcttcaggaagcttatttccaatatagtactaaatagataaatatatttacggtggagtcccatatggataagcttctttaggaagcttatttacaacagagtactaaatgaacatccataatataatatatttataagagTTAAATGGTTCTAGATCTATTTTACCATAGAAAAGGTAAGGAGAGACGACAaattctgttattattattattattattattagtattattataTTACCGGAAATGGTTAATTATTAATGTACTATTGTAACTAACAAGAGTACTATATCATTTATTtcaaaaccaaaaaagaaatgAGGGGTCAGTCAATTAAGCCGGTCcaggattttttaatttttctccaGGTGTATAGCTCGAGCAGCCCCTCCATTGTCCCAAACACTACACTGCTTCTGCTACTAATAACTAACCACCCTGCCCTCTGTCGCccccccttccccccccccccccagtacTCCTACCCGTACTCGCCATCTATATATATCCGCAGTTTCTGTTGGACCTTCCTATTGTAGTTTCTCTTGCTCTCTGTCTTTGTGCTTTCCTCCATAGACGCTCACAGGTAAATTCACTTTGCTAATCACCCCCTACGAACAACATTTCTCAATTTGCATCTCTATTTTTTCCTTGTTTATTCCTGTGTTTCGAATTTTACTGCCCAAATTCATATGTATTCCATGCAAATTCATGTTATCATGCTTTAGTTTTTGATTGAattttgagtttttatttattttatagtttAGATCTGCGATCGAATCAGTTGAAGCAACTATAGATTTACAGTTTTCAGTGGATCATTTGAGCATTTTCTAGATCTAATTACGCCATAATTGCTGTTTGTTTTTTAGTGTCATTTAATATGCTGCTCATGTAAaggaaatagaaaaaagaaaacaaaatgctTTAAGGCAAATTTCACaatccttttctttctcttcgtTTCCTAGCTACTTGAGCTCACGCCAAACAGTATCAGCTATTTTTCCTTTCTCGTTGAAATGACTTGACTGTCCTCATTAATCTACGAAATTTTAGATGCCAAAGATAGTAGCTCATGCTTATGCTATGATTTGATATAATAAtctgaaatttctacaattttggGGGTCATATGATTCATGCTTGTGCTACGATTCGTGCATGCTTATGCTATGATTGATACAATAATTTTTGATTGGTTTTTAATGAAACAGACATCCTTCTTTATCCATATTCACAATGGCTCCAGCTGCAGCAGACTCCATCAAGCCTAGAGGTAACACATTTGTTATCTTAGCATCTCACGTAGAATATGTGTATATTGTTCTAATGTGAAAAATAGCAAATCGATTTAGCGATGATGCGATTGCAGTATGAGATCTCTGTAAAAATGATTGCAGTATTAGGAGCAGGGCTGTTCTTTGGTCCTAAAGCAATTCGGATGCAAAGATCAACTCTTTTATGCTTAAGCAAGAACTTAGCACTTTCTTCActtgtgttttatttttatttttattttttatttttcgtaaaatttaaaattagaaaaactGACTTACTGTAGACAGTGTTTAGGAAACAATCATTTGATTTCTATTTGGAGGATATTGTCTTCTGTAGATAAACAggaaaaagaaatattttataTATCTCATTGTTTCCAATGTTCCTAATAAACTGAAACTGTGATCATTGCTATAAGTTTGTCTTACCATGAGAAATAGGTGTGTCTGACTTTAATTTTTGCTCCTATATGTGGAGTTCATTCGGCAAGTCTTTATTTTGTATTGTAAGTTGTATATACACGAAACACGGAAGCTTCAAATGCACGTTTCAAGGTTTACTTGTATTCAGTTACTTAAAACAGACTTTAAATAGGTAGGACGGTGCGGAAAAAAGTTACTTAAAACGGGAAAAAACTAAAATTGCTAGTTAAAACCTTTACAACGGAATGCTCTTACTACTTTTATTTTATGTAGTATGTGGAGTCCAATACCGGTAGCACATCTTAATCGCCTTTCCAAAACCATAACTTCTCTACTGGAGTTCCCAGTACAGAGGACTCAAACAGTTGATTCCAACTTATTTGGTATAGAGGCCTAGATGATTGATTGATAAAAGTATCCACTGTCAAAAACAGTAATTTCATTATGTTTGATGTCTCTCATCCTTTTATCTGATGAATTGGTGCAGAAGATAGCTGGATCTATGCTTATTTAGATTTGGTTTGCTATGTCAtgcaaaaaaaattccaaactgtTCGCTATGATAATTGCTCATTCTTTGTGCTTTAATGTGAACAGATGTTTGCATTGTTGGTGTTGCCCGTACTCCAATGGGGGGCTTCCTTGGTTCTCTTTCGTCGCTGTCAGCGACCAAACTTGGATCAATAGCCATTGAAGGTAGGACTCTAGCTATTTTACACTGTTATTTCATTTGTGAAAAACCCCGATCACTGGCAATTGCAGTTTCACTGAGTTTCAATTAATCTCTCTATTCTTTGAACTTTAGGTGCTCTTAAGAAAGCTAATGTTGATCCATCACTAGTAGAAGAAGTATTCTTTGGGAATGTCCTCAGTGCAAACCTGGGGCAGGCTCCTGCTAGGCAAGCAGCATTAGGTGCAGGAATACCCAATACAGTAGTTTGTACAACTGTGAACAAAGTCTGTGCATCTGGGTTGAAAGGTATGCACCTTCCTGTTATATTGATTTCCTAGAGACCTCTTCCTCCTTTTACAACTGTTATGTGAGTGAAAGAGGTTGTATTTGTTTCTGACAAAATATAATTCTTATGGCTTTGCAGCAACTATGCTTGCAGCTCAAAGTATCCAGTTGGGCATCAATGATGTTGTTGTGGCTGGTGGAATGGAAAGCATGTCCAATGTTCCGAAATACATCGCAGAAGCAAGGTTTGTGTTCTTCAAGAGTTGAATCATTGTGCTACTACATTTTGTTTGAGCTGTTAAGACCCTAGTCTCCCCTAAGCAAAGAAGGATAGTGATACAGTTGAAACTTTTTTTCGAATGACGGACTTTACAAAGAATGATGCCCTTTCCCTATTTTTTCCTGCATTCCTTAGGCACATCTCATAGTAATGTCTACAACTTCATACCTACCCGTGTTGTGATTCAACAATGTACACGTCCCCAAATCTTAATAAGCCTAACAATTGCAAAGCCAGCTCGTATTGCTCTTGACCAGCTTTCCTCACTTCTTATTTTTCATGCTTCCACCTAAAGCAGTTTATGATCTGTTCTTTGTCAGCCAATTTTTTTTTAACCTCTCTCCCCACCAAGTTTTATATGGTTATGTATTGTTTGGAACATGGTAGTCTTGTTGCGCTGGTCACTTGTATTTTTGCCTTTGAAGAAATTCTGATTAGTTATGGTACTTCAATTCTGTGTTATCAATACCCTTCATTGCCATGATTGCAGGAAGGGATCTCGTCTTGGACATGATAGTCTTGTTGACGGAATGCTTAAAGATGGTTTGACTGACGTATATAAGGATTGTGGTATGGGAGTTTGTGCAGAAATATGTGCTGAAAATCATAAAATCACAAGAGAGGAGCAGGTTTGTCTTTTTCACGTCTTTGTTTTTACTTGATGTGCTGCAAGGTCGGCTCTGATTTTAACTCTGACATATAGCTTTGTCTGCTcttggtttatttgatttttacttATATGCCAATTCCTTGTTATCTTTCCTCTAGTTTTGTTTTGATGTTTAATCATTGATTCCACCATTTGAAGAAGCTTTTGTGAGAATCAATTAAAGGTTCCGATACATGCTGTCCCCCACTTTCCtaatttctctttttattttttaatatgaaGTTGAGCCCTTTAGATTATATATCTTACCACACTCCTCATATTTGAAACCAAAGTAAAGTATCATTCTGTTTTTTCTTTGATATCAGCCATCTGCTTTGTAAATTTGCTGAAAATCTATTTATATTCTGAAGGAGTCCAGTACTTATGTCTCATTTATATATGCAGGATGACTATGCAGTTCAAAGTTTTGAACGTGGCATTGCTGCTCAGGAAGCCGGTGCTTTTGCATGGGAGATTGTGCCGGTAATATGACTTGCTCTTGGTCTCTAAATATTGCTCCATACAAAAAAAATGCATGTTACTCAGAGTTTGTTTGTCACTGTTCTGACGAATCCTGACAATTTGCAGGTTGATGTGCCTGGAGGAAGAGGAAAACCATCCATTATTGTTGATAAGGATGACGGTCTAGGAAAGGTGAGTACATTGGGTTTGCTTTTTGTCACTCGGAGCAAAACAAAATGACATACATGCCTTGTTCTTCACATCTTCTCTTCAAGTCCTCCTTGATACTTAATTTACTGAACCTCAGACCTACTTGGATGAGAAGAGAATAGAATAGCTAGAAATGAATATTAAATGCAGCATTGAAATCACTGTAATTTCTTTTTTAGCGGGATGAAAGAATATTAGGAATAGTTACGTAGTACCCCATCTTTGTGCCTTCGGGGCACCAAAAGGATCAGATATGTGAATTTACTTTTTTGGCACTTAAAAGATGTTCATGATATAGTCACGTGCATTTATAGTGCCTGTCGTCTCCGGCCTTTGTCATGCATATAATTTTGTTTCCGTCTTGGCTCTTGCAGTTTGATGGTGCAAAATTGAGAAAACTCCGACCAAGTTTTAAGGAAAAAGATGGTACTGTGACTGCTGGTAACGCTTCTAGCATAAGGTTTGTGGACTTAATTTTGTTCTGCTAGTTTTCACATGCTTAACAAAAACTGTTTGTTAACCTAACAAACAAATGCATCTCCTACTTCTCCAATACATTTTAATTACTCTAAAAGTTACTTTCACTATCGACCTCTCTGAAAGTACTGCATCGCAAAATATAGCTGATAAAGATCACCTAATTACAGTAACAGTATCTTTACATTTCTGGTTCCTTTTGAAAAGTGAATATATTACACTTTGCGTCCATAGAGGGAGTGAAGTTATTCTGGTCATCTACTATGCTGCCTTAAAAACATTTTTTAAGAACTAGCTACAGAACTTCAAAAGATTCTTGGTCTTCCTTTCTTTAAAGTTAATGGCAAGTGAAATCTTTCGTTTCAGTGATGGAGCTGCTGCATTGGTCTTAGTAAGTGGAGAGAAGGCAATAAATCTTGGACTAAATGTGATTGCAAAGATCAGTGGCTATGCAGACGCTGCTCAGGTAGTTTATCTTTGAGTAAAGATTTAAGGCTACCCTCCAAATAAAATACTAGTATTAATGGATAATATATCTTTTTGTCTCCTGTTCTGGCGGATAGACTTGCACTCTTGATGTTcaaatttaaattaaatcttgcAGGCACCTGAATTATTCACAACTGCACCTGCTCTAGCAATTCCAAAAGCTATCAAAAGTGCTACCTTAGAGGCTTCTCAAATTGACTTCTATGAAATTAATGAAGCTTTTGCTGTATGCACTCTTACCTAGTTCTTTTGCACTAGCATGCTTTATTTGTGTGAACACCTTTCTTAACAGATCTGCTTGCAGGTGGTATCTCTTGCAAATCAAAAGCTGCTTGGTCTTAATCCAGTAAGTTCACTATCTCTCCTATAGGCTGTATTATTTGAGATTCAAAATTTGTTACTCTCTTCAACCTTGAGTTTTTTCAGATGGgatctatttatttttagaaaactaATTTGGAGTATATGCTTTTATGTAAAAATGGAACAAGAATAAGATACATAAAGGCATAAATTATTTGGTTTTTGGTACTTTATTTAGTATTGGAACAAGCATTGACTGATCCGGACAATGCAGTGACATTTTGGTTTGTTCACGCAGGAAAAAGTTAATGTACATGGTGGAGCTGTATCTTTAGGGCATCCTCTTGGATGCAGTGGAGCTCGTATATTGGTTACACTTCTCGGGGTATGTGTTACTACTGCAATACATAACTATTGTTGGAGTAAAATTATAAATGTTAAGAACATAGCCATTCCCCTGCTCTCTTAAAACTTTTGTCCTTTATTCTGCAAGCAATATATAAAAGATGTATGAACTGGAATCCCCGAATTTTCACTTTTGGTTCTTGTCATACATTTTGGGGTTTTTAATTAATGATTATTTCTTGTAGTTCTTAATATGATCTTGTTTTCTATTCATGGTTGTTGAAAATTTATCATCCTTTTGATGTTTGTTCACATCCATTTTCCCAATGTGATGTTTCAGGTATTGAGACAGAAAAACGGCAAATATGGCGCTGCTGGTGTTTGCAATGGAGGAGGAGGTGCCTCAGCCCTTGTCCTAGagcttgtgtaatccttgttggctTTTGGTAAGTCTGAAGAATTAAGTTTACCAATGTGTTGTTGGATATATACTATCCTTGCATTTGCTCATTTCAGAGGTGCTCTGATAGATTTTCAACTGGTTAGCGAATGGTAATTAGAATCGGAATAGCATGTAAGGAATGTTTATTAAGATAACCACAAAAAATGATAATTCCAGAGCTACTTGATTTAATAAGGCAGGCTTCTCCAAAATTTCACTAGTCAATTAACAACTGAGTTCATGATCgtcttttttgttctttaaataaAATTAGAGCAGCTGCCCAATGTAGTCACTGGTGCTGTTAAACATTGAAAAACAATAATATCTCCTTTACTCACAACATAAGCTAAGAAATGGTTAAATCGCCAGCGGATTGCTCATTGTGCAAAGTCATTGCATTGAATTGCCATCTCTTGTCCTTGTCCGTCCGCCGCATCCCTTCCCACCTCCAACCAGAGAGGGCAGCCCGGTGCAGTacgctcccgctatgcgcggggtccggggaagggcttTCCTACctccaaccaaaaaaaaaaaaaaaagaaacatccCTTTGCGGAGAAATAGAGCAATAAAAAGTTCTAAGTACAAGCCTTATCACTTGCATTGGAGTCATTTTTTAGTTGCCTTAGCAATTGCTTCCACTTGCAGGTTACATGAT includes these proteins:
- the LOC107819092 gene encoding acetyl-CoA acetyltransferase 2, with translation MAPAAADSIKPRDVCIVGVARTPMGGFLGSLSSLSATKLGSIAIEGALKKANVDPSLVEEVFFGNVLSANLGQAPARQAALGAGIPNTVVCTTVNKVCASGLKATMLAAQSIQLGINDVVVAGGMESMSNVPKYIAEARKGSRLGHDSLVDGMLKDGLTDVYKDCGMGVCAEICAENHKITREEQDDYAVQSFERGIAAQEAGAFAWEIVPVDVPGGRGKPSIIVDKDDGLGKFDGAKLRKLRPSFKEKDGTVTAGNASSISDGAAALVLVSGEKAINLGLNVIAKISGYADAAQAPELFTTAPALAIPKAIKSATLEASQIDFYEINEAFAVVSLANQKLLGLNPEKVNVHGGAVSLGHPLGCSGARILVTLLGVLRQKNGKYGAAGVCNGGGGASALVLELV